Proteins co-encoded in one Bacteroidota bacterium genomic window:
- a CDS encoding tetratricopeptide repeat protein — translation MSPFMRCLFSLIILLALNSAIRCQNIDSIERIIKNSPDDSVKVSNYINNIINPLKNNGDLEQAEKYCINVTEKFSQNSRLKLSIGIAHVQVLIAAEKFNEASDLITKLMIKAIETKNKIAQAMCLKEKAFLQLYSGNYETAAELYYDALNKWKETNDLIRIAVGYGDLAMINYYLGHFKEASEYWQKSVDIYTIQNDKVKLSGDLGNLGLVHIELGDLFKAEQNLKKSLQLSLETNSYNLIANAYNNLCKLESHKNNLSAAIEYNKKSIEYYQKTGDIEHLINSYSNSAELCRRFKNHKEALDYINKAFELESQRNNKTNLNVLLLNRAAIYADIKKHKEAYEDILQHMQIKDSLVNSENQLAVSELEKKYELSEKENENKLLSEKIKVKDVESDRQKLAISLIGIVLLFVAGAAFILIRQNREKNRINTQLAEKNNIIESQHKDIKDSIQYAKRIQDAILPPLSHIQNFLKDSFIYYKPKDIVAGDFYWMEHKDHLVFIAAADCTGHGVPGAMVSVVCSNALNRAVLEFNLTDPGKILDKTRDLILETFAKSDADVKDGMDISLCVVNNVTKTVSWAGANNPLWFTNDKNMIEITADKQPIGKSDHPKPFATHAVPVKSGDSIFLFTDGYADQFGGPKGKKFKYKQFQELLLAKNNEKPEVQMQAIHDTFMQWKGPQEQIDDVCVIGFRI, via the coding sequence GTGAGTCCTTTTATGCGTTGTCTGTTTTCGCTCATAATTCTATTAGCGCTTAATTCTGCAATTAGGTGTCAGAACATTGATTCTATCGAACGTATAATAAAAAACAGTCCGGATGACTCTGTTAAGGTTTCTAATTATATCAACAATATTATTAATCCATTAAAAAATAATGGAGATTTAGAACAAGCTGAAAAATATTGTATTAATGTTACAGAAAAATTCAGCCAGAACTCCCGTTTAAAATTAAGCATTGGTATTGCCCACGTACAGGTACTCATTGCTGCTGAAAAATTTAATGAGGCTAGCGATCTAATTACTAAATTGATGATTAAAGCAATTGAAACCAAAAATAAAATTGCACAAGCCATGTGCCTGAAAGAAAAAGCCTTTCTACAACTTTATTCAGGTAATTACGAAACGGCGGCCGAATTATATTATGATGCTTTAAATAAATGGAAAGAAACCAATGATTTAATACGAATTGCTGTGGGCTACGGTGATTTGGCCATGATTAATTATTACCTCGGGCACTTTAAAGAAGCCTCTGAATACTGGCAAAAAAGCGTTGATATTTATACTATTCAAAATGATAAAGTAAAGTTATCCGGCGATCTTGGTAATTTAGGATTAGTACATATTGAATTAGGTGATTTATTTAAAGCAGAACAAAACCTTAAAAAATCGCTTCAGCTTTCATTAGAAACTAATTCTTATAACTTAATTGCCAATGCTTATAATAACCTTTGCAAACTGGAGTCTCATAAAAACAATCTTTCGGCTGCCATCGAATACAATAAAAAATCAATTGAATACTATCAAAAAACCGGAGACATAGAACATTTGATTAACTCGTACTCAAATAGTGCAGAATTATGCAGAAGATTTAAAAATCACAAAGAAGCTTTGGATTATATTAACAAGGCATTTGAATTAGAAAGTCAACGAAATAATAAAACCAATCTGAATGTACTTTTGCTCAATCGAGCCGCCATCTATGCGGATATTAAAAAACATAAGGAGGCATATGAGGATATCTTACAACATATGCAAATTAAAGATTCTTTAGTTAACTCCGAAAATCAATTGGCTGTTTCTGAACTTGAAAAAAAATACGAACTCAGCGAAAAGGAAAACGAAAATAAACTACTAAGCGAAAAAATTAAAGTGAAAGATGTAGAAAGTGACAGACAAAAATTAGCTATTTCCTTAATTGGAATTGTACTATTGTTTGTCGCCGGTGCTGCATTTATTCTAATCCGACAAAACCGCGAAAAAAACCGAATCAATACGCAGTTGGCTGAAAAAAACAACATCATCGAATCACAACATAAAGACATAAAAGACAGTATACAATACGCCAAACGAATTCAGGATGCCATTCTTCCCCCACTCTCACATATTCAAAACTTTCTCAAAGATTCTTTTATCTATTACAAACCAAAAGACATAGTTGCGGGTGATTTTTATTGGATGGAACATAAAGACCATTTAGTTTTTATTGCCGCGGCTGATTGTACCGGTCATGGTGTGCCGGGTGCTATGGTAAGTGTGGTATGTTCGAATGCACTTAATCGCGCGGTTTTAGAATTTAACTTAACCGACCCCGGAAAAATCCTCGATAAAACGCGTGATTTGATTTTGGAAACTTTTGCGAAAAGTGATGCGGATGTAAAAGACGGAATGGATATTTCTTTATGCGTGGTTAATAATGTAACAAAAACAGTTTCATGGGCAGGTGCCAATAATCCGCTTTGGTTTACCAATGATAAAAACATGATTGAAATAACGGCCGACAAACAGCCAATTGGTAAATCTGATCACCCGAAACCTTTCGCCACACACGCAGTACCGGTTAAAAGCGGGGATTCTATTTTCCTATTTACCGATGGATATGCCGATCAGTTTGGCGGACCAAAAGGAAAAAAATTCAAATACAAACAATTTCAGGAACTTCTATTAGCTAAAAACAACGAAAAACCTGAAGTTCAAATGCAGGCTATTCACGATACGTTTATGCAATGGAAAGGACCGCAAGAACAAATTGATGATGTTTGCGTAATTGGCTTCCGCATCTAA
- a CDS encoding dihydrofolate reductase: MNSKKLIIPFCLALALSSCQSDNNELSVLEKKANVSDTLKPEEEFKYIAEQFADLRVLRYKVEDFDQLSLQQKELLYYLYEAALCGRDITWDQNYKYNLTIRKILEAIVDGSNNNANDPEFQKFLVYAKRVWFSSGIHHHYSSDKFIPECSKEYFIDLIKKTDPKKLPLMNNESVDNLVGFIIPIIYDTTISVKKVQLDPSKDLVLSSAVNFYEGVNQAEVTSFYEKQTDKTSKTPVMQGLNSKLVKEGDKIVEKKWMVGDMYTAAIEKIVFWLEKAVTVAENAAQKEALEKLIKFYKTGDLKDFDEYCIAWVKDTESAIDVVNGFIEVYQDPLGRKGSFEAVVSVKDMEASKRIATIGANAQWFEDNSSILPEHKKKSVKGISAKVINAVVESGDSGPVTPIGINLPNNEWIRETHGSKSVNLGNIVEAYEQAAGGSVVDEFYFTPEIAERVKKCAGLADKLHTDMHEVIGHASGQIEEGVGQPHETLKNYASALEEGRADLVALYYLMDQKLVDLGVMPSLDYGKAAYDEYITKGLLIQTSRIKLGNNIEEAHMRNRQMVALWAYENGKKDNVIEKKVRDGKTFFVVNDYEKLRTLFGDLLRELQRIKSKGDYKAGRNLIENYGVKIDPALHKEVLDRYSKLNIAPYAGFIQPKLTPVMKDGKIIDVKISYPADFSTQMLEYGKDYGLLPAIN, translated from the coding sequence ATGAACTCAAAAAAACTAATTATTCCTTTTTGTCTGGCTTTAGCCCTGAGCTCATGTCAATCCGACAATAACGAATTATCTGTGCTTGAAAAAAAAGCAAACGTAAGCGATACTCTTAAACCTGAAGAAGAGTTTAAATACATTGCAGAGCAATTTGCTGATTTACGTGTTTTACGTTATAAAGTAGAAGATTTCGACCAGCTTTCGCTGCAACAAAAAGAACTTTTATATTATTTATATGAAGCGGCCTTATGCGGACGCGACATTACGTGGGATCAAAACTATAAGTATAATCTTACTATTAGAAAAATTCTGGAAGCAATCGTTGACGGTAGCAATAACAATGCAAACGATCCTGAGTTTCAGAAATTCTTAGTATATGCAAAACGCGTGTGGTTTAGCAGCGGTATTCATCATCATTACAGCAGTGATAAATTCATTCCTGAATGCTCTAAGGAATATTTTATCGACTTGATTAAAAAAACGGATCCAAAAAAATTACCATTAATGAATAATGAATCGGTCGACAACCTCGTTGGTTTTATTATTCCGATTATTTACGATACAACTATTTCAGTTAAGAAAGTACAGTTAGATCCGAGCAAAGACCTTGTTTTATCATCGGCTGTTAACTTTTATGAAGGCGTTAATCAAGCTGAAGTAACTTCTTTCTACGAAAAGCAAACGGATAAAACTTCCAAAACTCCGGTGATGCAAGGTTTAAACAGCAAATTAGTGAAAGAGGGTGACAAAATTGTAGAGAAAAAGTGGATGGTTGGAGATATGTACACCGCAGCTATCGAGAAAATTGTGTTTTGGTTAGAAAAAGCGGTTACTGTGGCTGAAAATGCCGCGCAAAAAGAAGCGCTTGAAAAACTAATTAAGTTCTATAAAACCGGTGACTTAAAAGATTTTGATGAATACTGCATCGCTTGGGTAAAGGATACCGAAAGCGCTATTGATGTGGTAAATGGTTTTATTGAAGTTTATCAAGATCCATTAGGCCGCAAAGGTTCTTTTGAAGCGGTAGTATCTGTAAAGGATATGGAAGCCAGTAAACGTATTGCTACCATTGGAGCAAATGCTCAGTGGTTTGAAGATAATTCTTCCATATTACCTGAACATAAAAAGAAAAGTGTAAAAGGAATTTCAGCTAAAGTAATTAATGCTGTGGTGGAATCAGGTGATTCCGGACCGGTTACGCCTATTGGAATTAATTTACCAAACAACGAGTGGATTCGTGAAACTCACGGTTCTAAATCCGTTAACTTAGGTAATATTGTGGAAGCCTATGAACAAGCAGCGGGCGGCAGTGTAGTAGATGAATTCTATTTCACACCTGAAATCGCTGAGCGCGTAAAAAAATGTGCCGGTCTGGCTGACAAATTACATACAGATATGCATGAGGTAATTGGTCACGCAAGCGGACAAATTGAAGAAGGTGTTGGACAACCACACGAAACATTAAAGAATTACGCCAGTGCATTGGAGGAAGGCCGCGCGGATTTAGTAGCACTTTATTATTTAATGGATCAGAAGTTAGTTGACTTAGGTGTAATGCCTTCTTTAGATTATGGAAAAGCAGCGTATGATGAATACATCACTAAAGGCTTATTAATTCAAACTTCTCGTATCAAACTTGGTAACAACATTGAAGAAGCACACATGCGTAACCGTCAAATGGTGGCTTTGTGGGCATATGAAAACGGAAAGAAAGATAATGTGATTGAGAAAAAAGTAAGAGATGGAAAAACATTTTTTGTAGTAAATGACTATGAAAAACTACGCACTTTATTCGGCGATTTATTACGCGAACTTCAACGAATTAAATCAAAAGGTGATTATAAAGCGGGACGTAATTTAATTGAAAATTACGGTGTAAAAATCGACCCTGCTTTACACAAGGAAGTTTTGGATCGTTACAGCAAATTAAATATCGCTCCGTATGCAGGATTTATCCAACCAAAATTAACGCCTGTTATGAAAGACGGAAAAATAATTGATGTGAAAATTTCTTATCCGGCTGATTTTTCTACTCAAATGCTTGAGTATGGAAAAGATTACGGATTACTTCCCGCTATTAATTAA
- a CDS encoding serine hydrolase produces the protein MTEKAFPGCQIVAIKDGKLFFQKSYGNYTYEAGSPKVSNSTIYDLASVTKIASSALSLMRLTGEKQFDYKKTLCEYLPELKSCNKEDMMIEEVLTHQAGLQAWIPFWLRTIDKQGNYKPGIYSDKRTEEYSVQVAENLYVKKEFRDSIFSRIINSKVENKGKYLYSDLGYYFIQRVVENITKQPLNDYVSNTFYKPMGLGLTYLPLQSHKANEIAPTENDVKFRKQIVQGYVHDPGAALLGGVAGHAGLFGNATDLAILMQMYLNKGEYAGVRYLDSNVVKDFTGCHFCGTNRRGLCFDKPETDPKKESPVTELCSADSYGHSGFTGTFTWADPKNNLIVVFLSNRVYPDAEQNKLTKLHIRGRIHRAFYEMTNPVSYSYLK, from the coding sequence ATGACGGAGAAAGCATTTCCGGGTTGTCAGATTGTAGCGATTAAAGATGGCAAATTATTTTTCCAAAAATCATACGGAAATTACACTTACGAAGCGGGCTCGCCAAAAGTGAGTAATTCTACGATTTACGATTTAGCTTCCGTAACTAAAATTGCATCATCGGCATTATCTCTCATGCGCTTAACCGGCGAGAAACAATTTGATTATAAAAAAACCTTATGTGAATATTTACCGGAATTGAAAAGTTGTAATAAAGAGGATATGATGATTGAGGAAGTGCTCACACATCAGGCGGGTTTACAAGCATGGATTCCGTTTTGGCTTCGTACCATCGATAAACAAGGAAATTATAAGCCGGGAATTTATAGCGACAAGCGTACCGAGGAATACTCTGTGCAAGTAGCCGAAAATTTATACGTAAAAAAAGAATTCAGAGACAGTATTTTCAGCCGTATTATCAATAGTAAGGTGGAGAATAAAGGAAAATACCTTTACAGTGATTTGGGATATTATTTTATTCAGCGCGTAGTAGAAAACATCACCAAGCAACCCTTGAATGATTATGTGTCGAATACATTTTATAAGCCAATGGGATTGGGGTTGACATATCTACCATTACAATCTCATAAGGCAAATGAAATTGCGCCAACAGAAAATGATGTAAAATTCAGGAAGCAAATTGTGCAAGGTTATGTTCATGACCCGGGAGCAGCGTTGTTGGGTGGAGTAGCAGGGCATGCCGGATTATTTGGAAACGCAACTGATTTAGCCATTCTCATGCAAATGTATTTAAACAAAGGAGAGTATGCCGGCGTGAGGTATTTGGATAGTAATGTAGTGAAAGATTTTACCGGTTGTCATTTTTGCGGTACAAACAGAAGGGGATTGTGTTTTGATAAGCCGGAAACAGATCCTAAGAAGGAAAGTCCGGTTACTGAATTATGCAGCGCAGATAGTTATGGTCATAGCGGATTTACCGGAACATTCACCTGGGCTGATCCTAAAAATAATTTGATTGTAGTTTTCTTATCGAATCGTGTTTATCCTGATGCCGAGCAAAACAAACTTACTAAGCTTCATATTCGCGGAAGAATTCACCGCGCATTTTATGAGATGACCAATCCTGTTTCTTATTCTTACCTCAAATAA
- a CDS encoding glycoside hydrolase family 3 C-terminal domain-containing protein — translation MRIVLSAIGLSFLLFLGASFKPPKDNRPDFLQSELRWVDSVFDALSPDERIAQLFMVAAYSNKDMKHVREVRELIQKYNIGGLIMMQGGPLRHAKLVNYYQNMAKTPLLLSIDGEWGLAMRLDSTPRYPRQMALGAIQNDSLIYYMGRQIAKECKRVGLHVNFAPVIDVNNNPENPVIGIRSFGENKYKVAEKAYMYMKGMQDEHVMANGKHFPGHGDTDVDSHKALPTIKHSRERLDSLELYPFRYLFERGLASVMVAHLSIPALDTTQNLASTLSPKVVTDLLKKEMGFNGLVFTDALNMKGASKYFPPGVVDVKALLAGNDVLLFSESVPVAMEEIKKAIASGLITQEEINERCKKILKAKYWCGLNQRQHVQLKNIYEELNTPEAEAIIAKLAEATMTLLKNDGGLLPLTQLDKLKVAEVSIGVKEENVFTKSLMNYSSVKHFGIEHDSPKKEVDSLFARLKNFDVVILQINKTNLKPVGNFGVSAQSMAVIDSISKLKPTTAVVFGSPYVLNAMNSTQNLKSIVMAYEYTNYSQKAAAEVVMGAIKVNGKLPVTTKTFKYNTGIELNPIRIQFVTPAQIGVQKKKS, via the coding sequence GTGAGAATTGTATTATCAGCCATAGGGCTTAGTTTTTTATTGTTTTTAGGCGCATCCTTTAAGCCGCCTAAAGACAATCGTCCGGATTTTTTGCAAAGTGAATTGCGTTGGGTGGATTCAGTATTTGATGCTCTAAGTCCCGATGAGCGAATTGCGCAATTGTTTATGGTGGCTGCTTACAGCAATAAAGACATGAAACACGTTCGTGAAGTGCGGGAATTGATTCAGAAATATAATATTGGCGGACTCATCATGATGCAGGGCGGACCACTCCGTCATGCTAAGCTTGTGAATTATTATCAGAACATGGCAAAGACACCGCTCTTACTGAGTATCGATGGTGAGTGGGGATTAGCCATGCGTTTGGATAGTACACCTCGTTATCCTCGTCAAATGGCATTGGGCGCCATCCAAAATGATTCTTTAATTTATTATATGGGGCGTCAGATTGCAAAGGAATGTAAACGAGTGGGACTGCATGTAAATTTTGCGCCGGTTATTGATGTGAATAATAATCCTGAAAATCCTGTTATTGGAATAAGAAGTTTTGGAGAAAATAAATATAAGGTGGCGGAAAAGGCGTACATGTATATGAAAGGAATGCAGGACGAACATGTAATGGCCAATGGAAAACATTTTCCTGGACATGGTGATACGGACGTAGATTCACATAAAGCACTACCAACCATTAAACACAGTCGTGAGCGATTGGATTCCCTTGAACTCTATCCTTTCCGTTATCTCTTTGAAAGAGGTTTAGCAAGTGTGATGGTGGCTCATCTGAGTATTCCGGCATTGGATACAACTCAAAATTTAGCTTCAACTTTATCTCCTAAAGTGGTAACAGATTTGCTGAAGAAGGAAATGGGTTTTAATGGCCTGGTCTTTACCGATGCTTTGAATATGAAAGGTGCTTCAAAGTATTTTCCGCCGGGTGTTGTGGATGTGAAAGCATTGTTAGCGGGTAACGATGTGCTGTTATTTTCAGAAAGTGTACCTGTGGCAATGGAAGAGATTAAAAAAGCAATTGCTTCAGGATTAATTACACAAGAGGAAATTAATGAACGCTGTAAGAAAATTTTAAAAGCCAAATATTGGTGCGGATTAAATCAAAGACAGCATGTTCAATTAAAAAATATTTATGAAGAGCTGAATACGCCGGAAGCGGAGGCTATCATCGCTAAATTAGCGGAGGCTACCATGACTTTATTAAAAAATGATGGGGGATTACTGCCTTTAACGCAATTAGATAAATTGAAAGTCGCTGAAGTATCGATTGGTGTTAAAGAGGAAAATGTATTTACCAAATCATTAATGAACTACTCTTCTGTTAAGCATTTTGGAATAGAGCATGACTCACCAAAGAAGGAAGTCGATTCACTTTTTGCGCGATTGAAAAATTTCGATGTTGTAATATTGCAAATCAATAAAACGAACTTGAAGCCGGTAGGTAATTTTGGAGTATCTGCTCAAAGTATGGCGGTTATCGATTCCATTTCCAAATTAAAACCAACAACAGCGGTTGTTTTTGGAAGTCCGTATGTTTTAAACGCTATGAATTCAACCCAAAATTTGAAATCCATTGTTATGGCTTATGAGTACACGAACTACAGCCAGAAAGCAGCAGCAGAAGTTGTCATGGGTGCCATTAAAGTAAATGGAAAATTACCTGTCACAACCAAAACGTTTAAATACAACACCGGAATAGAGCTCAATCCGATACGTATACAATTTGTAACGCCGGCGCAAATAGGCGTTCAAAAAAAAAAATCTTGA
- a CDS encoding phenylalanine 4-monooxygenase, which translates to MKTYNLKPNMKQDYDTYSTEDKAVWSTLFNRQKELLEKNAAPEFLSALEEIKFSSEKIPDFREVDAILMAKTGWSLEVVEGIINEYDFFNLLSNKKFPATTWLRKLNELDYLPEPDMFHDVFGHVPLLVNKEYTNLFERIGRLGVKHSDDAKILHQLGRFYWFTIEFGLVKFKGELKIYGAGIISSNGESKYALSSTPQHLPFDVHAIINTDFENDKIQDKYFVLDSFKQLYNCMDELERLIHEESFSKEKSYIG; encoded by the coding sequence ATGAAAACTTACAATTTAAAACCAAACATGAAACAAGACTACGACACATACAGCACTGAAGATAAAGCTGTATGGTCGACACTGTTTAATCGCCAAAAGGAACTTTTGGAAAAAAATGCGGCACCCGAATTCCTAAGTGCTTTGGAAGAAATTAAATTCAGCTCTGAAAAAATTCCCGACTTTAGGGAAGTTGATGCCATCCTCATGGCTAAAACCGGCTGGAGCCTGGAGGTCGTAGAGGGTATTATTAATGAATACGACTTCTTTAATTTACTTTCCAATAAAAAATTTCCGGCAACAACCTGGTTGAGAAAACTAAATGAATTGGATTATCTGCCTGAACCTGATATGTTTCACGATGTGTTCGGGCATGTTCCGCTTTTAGTAAATAAAGAATACACTAACCTCTTTGAAAGAATTGGTCGTTTAGGCGTAAAACACAGTGATGATGCCAAGATTCTTCATCAATTAGGAAGATTTTACTGGTTTACCATAGAGTTCGGGCTGGTAAAATTTAAGGGCGAGCTAAAAATATATGGTGCAGGAATTATTTCCTCCAATGGGGAAAGTAAATACGCACTCAGCTCTACGCCTCAACATTTGCCTTTTGATGTACATGCAATAATAAATACGGATTTTGAAAATGATAAAATCCAGGATAAGTATTTTGTTCTTGATTCCTTTAAGCAATTATACAATTGTATGGACGAGCTGGAACGTCTTATCCATGAGGAATCATTTAGCAAGGAGAAAAGTTATATTGGATAG